In Trifolium pratense cultivar HEN17-A07 linkage group LG7, ARS_RC_1.1, whole genome shotgun sequence, a genomic segment contains:
- the LOC123897137 gene encoding protein TRIGALACTOSYLDIACYLGLYCEROL 1, chloroplastic-like, which translates to MQTAFYSHHVFCFSHRKLSTNAKSSLVKSCAPYIPQFDSKCQFNRRPCIYNSPVTINPNRLFVIPNTNDGHPTASTMDDEMNTNHVPNVISPLFLSNWSPPRYLWRGLSVLILAGQVIMKVLKGKVHWKNTLQQLERVGPKSVGVCLLTSAFVGMAFTIQFVREFTRLGLNRSVGGVLALAFSRELSPVVTAIVVAGRIGSAFAAELGTMQVSEQIDTLRVLGSDPVDYLVTPRVIASCIALPLLTLLCFTLGLASSALLADGVYGISINIILDSAQRSLRAWDIISAMIKSGVFGGIISIVSCAWGVTTIGGAKGVGESTTSAVVISLVGIFIADFALSCCFFQGAGDQLKNCL; encoded by the exons ATGCAAACAGCATTTTACAGCCATCATGTATTCTGCTTCTCTCACAG AAAATTAAGTACAAATGCAAAGAGTAGTTTGGTGAAGAGTTGTGCACCATATATCCCTCAATTCGATTCAAAATGTCAATTCAATAGGAGACCTTGTATTTATAATTCTCCTGTCACCATTAATCCGAACAGATTGTTTGTGATACCTAACACAAATGATGGCCACCCAACTGCTTCTACAATGGATGATGAAATGAACACAAACCATGTTCCTAATGTTATATCGCCATTGTTTCTCAGCAATTGGTCACCACCAAGGTACCTATGGAGGGGATTATCAGTTTTAATTTTAGCAGGACAGGTAATTATGAAGGTTTTAAAGGGAAAGGTTCATTGGAAGAATACTCTTCAACAACTGGAGAGAGTTGGTCCAAAGTCGGTTGGAGTATGTCTTTTGACCTCAGCCTTTGTTGGCATGGCATTCACAATACAATTTGTGAGAGAGTTCACTAGGTTAGGATTGAATAGATCAGTAGGTGGTGTTTTAGCTTTAGCTTTCTCTAGGGAGTTAAGTCCCGTGGTTACAGCAATAGTCGTTGCAGGACGCATCGGAAGCGCTTTTGCAGCAGAATTAGGAACTATGCAGGTTTCTGAACAAATCGACACATTACGAGTTCTTGGATCAGACCCCGTTGATTATCTAGTGACACCGAGAGTGATTGCTTCTTGTATTGCTTTACCTCTATTGACATTATTGTGTTTTACATTAGGACTGGCGTCTAGTGCCCTACTCGCTGATGGTGTTTATGGAATTAGCATTAACATTATTTTGGATTCGGCTCAGCGATCTCTCAGAGCATGGGATATTATTAGTGCAATGATCAAGTCAGGGGTTTTTGGTGGTATTATATCTATTGTGAGCTGTGCTTGGGGGGTTACAACTATTGGAGGTGCTAAAGGTGTTGGAGAATCAACAACTTCAGCTGTTGTTATTTCTCTTGTTGGTATTTTCATTGCTGATTTTGCTCTTTCTTGTTGTTTCTTCCAAGGAGCTGGAGATCAGCTAAAGAATTGCCTTTAA
- the LOC123897822 gene encoding ADP,ATP carrier protein 1, chloroplastic-like: MEAVLQSKGFLSLPSNPKNKFLNPSNGLKHRFFSPNPKILGGFSLNTNGLHKLNSSTLKASIFDKKDKKNFICKAESAAVDGGGGDGEVVFEESETGKQKILGVEVTTLKKIIPLGMMFFCILFNYTILRDTKDVLVVTARGSSAEIIPFLKTWVNLPMAIGFMLLYTKLSNVLSKQALFYSVIVPFIAFFGAFGFVLYPLSNYIHPQAFADNLLNILGPRFLGPLAIMRIWSFCLFYVMAELWGSVVVSVLFWGLANQITTVDEAKRFYPLFGLGANVALIFSGRTVKYFSNLRKTLGPGVDGWAISLKAMMSIVVGMGLVICFLYWWVNNYAPLPARSKKKKEKPKMGTMESLKFLMSSRYIRDLATLVVAYGISINLVEVTWKSKLKAQFPSPNEYSSFMGDFSTATGIATFTMMLVSQFIFDKYGWGVAAKITPSVLLLTGVGFFSLILFGDPLAPVIGKLGLTPLLAAVYVGALQNIFSKSAKYSLFDPCKEMAYIPLDEDTKVKGKAAIDVVCNPLGKSGGALIQQFMILTFGSLANSTPYLGGVLLVIVLAWLAAAKSLDTQFTALRREEELEKEMERAGAAKIPLVEAENEEGNGHLNTEAGDFSISPFESSDSYND, from the exons ATGGAGGCTGTTCTTCAGTCAAAAGGGTTTCTTTCTCTTCCTTCCAATCCCAAAAACAAGTTCTTAAACCCATCAAATGGCTTAAAGCATAGATTTTTCTCACCAAACCCAAAAATCCTTGGTGGGTTTTCTCTAAATACAAATGGGTTGCATAAACTCAATAGTTCAACCTTAAAAGCTtcaatttttgataaaaaagacaaaaaaaatttcatatgtaAAGCTGAATCAGCTGCTgttgatggtggtggtggtgatggggAAGTGGTTTTTGAGGAATCAGAAACTGGGAAACAAAAAATTTTGGGTGTTGAAGTTACAACACTCAAGAAAATTATACCTCTTGGAATGATGTTTTTTTGTATCTTGTTCAATTACACTATTCTAAGAGACACAAAAGATGTTCTTGTTGTGACTGCTAGAGGAAGTAGTGCTGAGATTATTccttttttgaaaacttgggtGAATCTTCCTATGGCTATTGGTTTTATGTTGTTGTATACTAAATTGTCTAATGTTTTGTCAAAACAAGCACTTTTTTATTCAGTTATTGTTCCTTTTATTGCTTTCTTTGGTGCTTTTGGGTTTGTTTTGTATCCTCTTAGTAACTATATTCACCCTCAAGCATTTGCTGATAATCTTCTTAATATCCTTGGACCGCGGTTTCTTGGTCCTCTTGCAATTATGAGAATTTGGAGTTTCTGTTTGTTCTATGTTATGGCTGAATTGTGGGGGAGTGTGGTTGTTTCTGTCCTGTTTTGGGGACTTGCCAATCAG ATAACTACGGTGGATGAAGCAAAGCGGTTCTATCCATTGTTTGGACTTGGGGCCAATGTTGCTCTTATATTTTCTGGTCGGACAGTGAAATACTTTTCTAATCTGAGGAAAACTTTAGGTCCTGGAGTTGATGGTTGGGCCATCTCTCTAAAAGCAATGATGAGCATTGTTGTCGGTATGGGGCTTGTTATCTGTTTTCtgtattggtgggtgaacaattaTGCTCCTCTCCCCGCTCGTAGCAAGAAGAAAAAG GAGAAGCCGAAAATGGGAACAATGGAGAGCTTGAAGTTCTTGATGTCTTCAAGATATATAAGGGATCTTGCCACTCTAGTGGTTGCATATGGAATAAGCATTAATCTTGTTGAAGTTACATGGAAATCTAAGCTCAAAGCTCAGTTTCCTAGTCCGAATGAGTACTCGTCCTTTATGGGAGACTTCTCAACTGCAACTGGAATTGCTACCTTCACGATGATGCTTGTAAGCCAATTTATATTCGACAAATATGGATGGGGAGTTGCTGCGAAGATCACACCTTCTGTTCTCCTTTTGACTGGAGTTGGTTTCTTTTCTCTCATATTATTCGGCGATCCACTCGCACCCGTTATCGGAAAGCTTGGATTAACTCCACTGCTAGCTGCTGTATATGTCGGTGCCCTGCAAAACATATTCAGCAAGAGTGCTAAGTACAGTTTATTTGATCCATGCAAAGAAATGGCCTATATACCCTTAGACGAGGATACCAAG GTCAAGGGGAAGGCAGCCATTGATGTAGTATGCAATCCATTGGGAAAATCTGGCGGTGCTTTAATTCAGCAGTTCATGATCCTAACTTTTGGTTCACTAGCTAATTCAACTCCATACTTGGGAGGTGTGCTTCTGGTGATTGTTCTTGCATGGTTAGCAGCAGCCAAGTCACTCGACACTCAGTTTACCGCACTGCGTCGCGAAGAAGAACTCGAGAAAGAGATGGAAAGAGCAGGTGCTGCTAAGATACCATTAGTGGAGGCTGAGAATGAGGAAGGAAATGGACATTTAAATACAGAAGCAGGTGACTTTTCAATTAGTCCATTTGAATCTTCAGATTCATACAATGATTAA
- the LOC123899743 gene encoding F-box protein At1g60400-like produces the protein MKRQKESDIDRLSALPDHLLLHIIQFMTTQQSAQTCVLSKRWENLWKSVTNINLHHFELYDGDIFEDFVSHFLSTRDNSIPLHTISYANGCRNYPYPAQTNIPIQIMEYAASHDVQQLEINTQLDHITSTNFELPLSIFNCASLTSLSLCLWDVTKLYTIMFPKSLNLPALKTLKLSCFTFFTGDNGYAEPFSTCNMLSKLAIMACRIQDDAQGICISNSKVSNLAIGVFHPTSKICKVILCTPKLTSLTIKDIVATFPAPSSSTCNLNLLEELKFECTHGPPTMGDDNLIGWLHLIAKVKIMTLSFTFLTLLVNVLKRNDSLKTQFPSFVKLKSLKVESYPWESDEEARELVTYLLRNSPPPATFVISQEGVDLTSDGCVFVGFNIPR, from the exons atgaaaagacaAAAGGAAAGTGACATAGACAGACTCAGTGCCTTACCCGACCATCTCCTTTTACATATAATTCAATTTATGACCACACAACAATCTGCCCAGACTTGTGTTTTGTCTAAAAGATGGGAAAACCTTTGGAAATCTGTCACTAATATCAACTTGCATCACTTTGAACTATATGATGGTGATatctttgaagattttgtaTCTCACTTTCTATCTACCCGTGACAACTCTATTCCCCTTCATACCATCTCATATGCGAATGGATGTAGGAATTATCCATATCCCGCTCAAACTAATATTCCCATACAGATCATGGAATATGCTGCGTCACATGACGTGCAACAACTCGAAATCAATACTCAACTAGACCACATAACtagtactaattttgagttgcCCCTTTCCATTTTTAATTGTGCTTCTTTGACATCCCTTTCTCTTTGCCTATGGGATGTAACTAAACTGTATACCATAATGTTTCCAAAATCTTTGAACTTGCCAGCATTGAAAACTTTAAAACTTTCGTGTTTCACTTTCTTTACCGGTGACAATGGCTATGCTGAGCCCTTTTCAACATGTAATATGTTGAGTAAGTTGGCCATTATGGCTTGTAGAATACAGGATGATGCGCAAGGCATTTGCATATCCAATTCTAAAGTTTCTAATTTGGCCATAGGTGTATTTCATCCTACATCCAAGATTTGCAAAGTCATACTTTGTACTCCAAAACTCACTTCTCTCACTATCAAGGACATTGTTGCTACTTTCCCAGCCCCTTCTAGTTCTACATGCAATTTAAATTTGTTGGAAGAACTAAAATTTGAATGTACGCATGGACCTCCCACTATGGGAGACGATAACTTGATTGGTTGGTTGCATTTGATTGCTAAAGTCAAGATAATGACTCTCAGTTTCACATTCCTTACATTGTTGGTTAAT GTTCTGAAAAGGAATGATTCACTGAAAACCCAATTTCCTAGTTTTGTTAAATTGAAGTCATTGAAAGTGGAATCTTACCCATGGGAAAGTGATGAGGAAGCAAGAGAACTGGTAACATATCTACTTCGGAATTCTCCACCACCTGCCACCTTTGTTATCAGTCAGGAGGGTGTAGACCTAACTTCTGACGGCTGTGTGTTTGTTGGATTTAACATACCCCGTTAG
- the LOC123897138 gene encoding WD repeat-containing protein 87, whose product MAEHYGFTSDEIIINDNLGYPKAYAKLCRDRGFTPYSHGPPFTFLPYALPEDEVERASFLDEMFPIIDPKAKPTTKAKIFVSILWRQLSHLGNAGFDPAVIRVDGYGNVLYYHADSASPLAWDIDHWFPCSRGGLTVLSNLRILQRQVCKRKKNKLEFLVPWWDFQLGISVNQFLSIFASSNSDFRHRGFSFLFSEGENHELHDTQIVDSHSFPQHFIGLKEEVGLAPAAIVESRRDPYDALALRQINHSKKTRPMSPAIVASRKTKGNVLKENEDPNFVKNSYQAIVMARDSLKQREEATKMQAEMDKLDNEVSEMKLKNEEEKVVIQDLEMALIKRKRKAEKCRRLAEAQSSYRTMLEKMIRDTMHQSVMYKEQVRLNQAASNALMARLEAQRAICDAAEKDLHKKYKIKDDIEKQIRPEWEQGRKRFRIDDPSTFEEERSNKEERSNKHVLYLPQNRPRTPFHKELRVLMEEEEMEFENEEELNIAVNNNDTEEKLEDHSKSIVALDEENSIDHKLHKLEIAEGKRAIFALDEENSIEHKLHKLEISEGKRTVGISFGGLHENKVDEDEETRNRRGKGNVEKWLEMLLENGQGEEGKDLQETNESASDDRTEDIIQQLNQKFPQKELKVSKVSDSDFDKMKKELQVLKDNNCRIEKEDDKIENDDATGYKNSSAEEVGETNGRKIDKTWKVEQQKLGKKLVRSESAKVLRRIPSSPSLFQGMKSSIKVIKKAVKL is encoded by the exons atggcaGAACATTATGGTTTCACTTCAGATGAAATTATCATCAACGACAACCTCGGATACCCAAAAGCCTACGCTAAACTCTGTCGTGACCGTGGTTTCACTCCTTATAGCCATGGTCCTCCATTCACTTTTCTTCCTTATGCTTTACCCGAAGATGAG GTTGAAAGAGCAAGTTTTTTGGATGAAATGTTTCCAATTATTGATCCAAAAGCTAAGCCAACGACGAAAGCTAAAATCTTTGTTAGTATTTTGTGGAGGCAACTAAGCCATCTTGG GAATGCTGGTTTTGATCCCGCAGTGATTCGAGTAGATGGATATGGTAATGTCTTGTATTATCATGCCGATTCAGCTTCTCCTCTTGCTTGGGACATTGATCACTGGTTTCCTTGTTCAA GGGGAGGCTTAACTGTTCTAAGCAATCTAAGGATATTACAAAGGCAAGTTTGcaaaaggaagaaaaataaaCTCGAATTCCTCGTTCCATGGTGGGATTTCCAATTAGGCATATCTGTCAATCAATTTTTGTCCATCTTTGCTTCATCAAACTCAGACTTTAG GCATAGAGGCTTTTCATTTTTGTTCTCTGAAGGAGAAAATCATGAGTTGCATGATACACAAATAGTGGATTCTCATTCATTTCCACAACACTTCATTGGTTTGAAAGAAGAAGTAGGACTTGCTCCTGCTGCAATCGTCGAATCACGAAGGGATCCTTATGATGCATTAGCTTTAAGACAAATTAATCACAGTAAGAAGACAAGACCTATGTCTCCTGCAATAG TGGcttcaagaaaaacaaaagggaaTGTGctgaaagaaaatgaagatccaaattttgttaaaaattctTACCAGGCAATTGTCATGGCTAGAGATTCACTAAAGCAAAGAGAAGAAGCTACAAAAATGCAAGCTGAAATGGACAAGTTAGATAATGAAGTGAGTGAAATGAAACTCaagaatgaagaagaaaaggTTGTTATTCAAGACCTCGAAATGGCGCTCATAAAACGTAAGAGGAAAGCAGAAAAATGCAGGCGGTTGGCCGAAGCTCAATCTTCTTACAGGACCATGCTAGAGAAGATGATTAGAGACACCATGCACCA GAGTGTGATGTATAAGGAACAGGTAAGATTGAACCAGGCTGCAAGTAATGCACTAATGGCTAGACTTGAAGCGCAGAGAGCAATTTGCGATGCTGCTGAGAAAGACCTTCATAAGAAGTACAAAATAAAAGATGACATAGAGAAACAGATTAGGCCTGAATGGGAGCAAGGAAGGAAGCGGTTCAGAATAGATGATCCTTCCACTTTTGAAGAAGAGAGGTCCAATAAAGAAGAGAGGTCCAATAAACATGTTCTTTATTTGCCTCAAAATAGGCCAAGAACACCTTTTCACAAGGAGCTTCGAGTTTTGATGGAGGAAGAAGAaatggaatttgaaaatgaagagGAGCTGAACATTGCAGTGAATAATAATGACACAGAAGAGAAGCTAGAGGATCATAGCAAATCAATTGTTGCCTTGGATGAAGAAAACTCAATTGACCACAAACTTCATAAGCTAGAAATTGCCGAAGGGAAGAGAGCTATTTTTGCCTTGGATGAAGAAAACTCAATTGAACACAAACTTCATAAGCTAGAAATATCCGAAGGGAAGAGAACTGTTGGCATTTCATTTGGCGGTTTGCATGAGAACAAAGTTGACGAAGACGAAGAAACCAGGAACCGGCGAGGTAAAGGGAATGTTGAAAAGTGGCTTGAAATGCTTTTAGAGAATGGtcaaggagaagaaggaaaagattTACAAGAAACAAATGAAAGTGCTTCTGATGATAGGACAGAAGATATAATCCAACAACTGAATCAGAAGTTTCCACAAAAGGAGTTGAAGGTCTCAAAAGTTTCAGATTCTGATTTTGATAAAATGAAGAAGGAGCTGCAAGTCCTTAAAGACAATAACTGTCGGATAGAGAAAGAAGATGATAAAATAGAGAATGATGATGCTACTGGATATAAAAATTCCTCTGCAGAAGAAGTAGGGGAAACAAATGGTAGAAAAATTGATAAAACTTGGAAAGTAGAACAACAAAAGTTGGGAAAAAAACTTGTTAGATCAGAGAGTGCAAAGGTCTTGAGACGAATCCCGTCATCTCCATCTTTGTTTCAAGGGATGAAGTCATCCATCAAAGTTATCAAGAAAGCAGTGAAACTATGA
- the LOC123897139 gene encoding root phototropism protein 3 produces the protein MKKQCFKESETSPNQQVSLEYCCWFEDACILDMDYFVKTLSNIKQKGVHADLIGSVITHYASKWLPDLETSNANASANSPESVTTSWMKKRFFVETLVSVLPPDKDSIPCNFLLRLLRTANMVTVDSTYRTELENRISWQLDQASLKELMIPSFSHTCGTLLDVELIIRLVKRFLSLDHDGSKNGAALVKVAKLVDCYLAEVGLDANLSLSQFAALAGALPSHARATDDGLYRAIDTYLKAHPSVSKQERKGLCRLIDSRKLTPEASLHAAQNERLPVRAVIQVLFSEQTKLNRHIDWSASFSSMRSPSGYGGVLDTPARCLSKREMNVQQMEIKKLKEDVYRLQSQCNAMQAQMEKMAEKKKGFFKWKKLSFHKSNGEMENVEQQEAETEFGFGRQTPTDMKTSTVAKTRTPQKWRKSLS, from the exons ATGAAGAAACAATGTTTCAAAGAATCAGAAACAAGTCCAAACCAACAAGTATCCTTGGAATATTGCTGTTGGTTTGAAGATGCATGCATTCTTGACATGGATTACTTTGTTAAGACTCTTTCAAACATCAAACAAAAAGGTGTTCATGCCGATTTAATTGGTTCCGTCATCACTCACTATGCTTCCAAATGGCTCCCTGACTTAGAAACTTCAAATGCAAATGCTAGTGCAAATTCACCTGAAAGTGTAACAACATCATGGATGAAGAAAAGGTTCTTTGTTGAAACTTTAGTCAGTGTTCTTCCACCAGACAAAGATTCAATTCCATGCAACTTCCTCCTTCGTCTTCTAAGAACAGCAAACATGGTTACTGTCGATTCTACTTATCGAACCGAGCTTGAGAACCGAATTTCATGGCAGTTAGATCAAGCTTCATTGAAAGAACTCATGATACCTTCTTTTAGTCATACTTGTGGGACCCTTTTGGATGTTGAGCTTATTATTAGATTGGTTAAGAGGTTTTTGAGTTTGGATCATGATGGATCTAAAAATGGTGCTGCTTTAGTTAAGGTTGCTAAGTTGGTTGATTGTTACCTTGCTGAGGTTGGTTTGGATGCTAATTTGAGTTTATCTCAATTTGCTGCACTTGCTGGTGCTCTTCCTAGTCATGCAAGAGCTACTGATGATGGTTTGTATAGAGCCATTGACACTTATCTTAAG gCACATCCAAGCGTGTCGAAGCAAGAAAGGAAGGGACTGTGTAGGTTGATTGATAGCAGGAAACTCACACCAGAAGCCTCACTTCATGCAGCTCAAAACGAACGGTTGCCGGTGAGAGCTGTTATACAGGTTCTCTTCTCTGAACAAACGAAACTCAACCGCCACATTGATTGGAGTGCTTCTTTCAGTAGTATGAGAAGTCCAAGTGGATATGGTGGTGTGCTCGACACGCCAGCACGGTGCCTTTCGAAGCGCGAAATGAACGTGCAGCAAATGGAGATAAAGAAACTGAAGGAAGATGTTTATAGGCTGCAAAGCCAGTGCAATGCCATGCAAGCACAGATGGAAAAGATGGCTGAGAAGAAGAAAGGTTTCTTCAAATGGAAGAAACTTTCTTTTCATAAAAGCAATGGAGAGATGGAGAATGTTGAACAGCAAGAAGCTGAAACTGAATTTGGGTTTGGAAGACAAACACCTACGGACATGAAAACTAGTACTGTGGCCAAAACTAGGACTCCTCAAAAGTGGAGGAAATCTCTATCCTGA